One Aneurinibacillus migulanus genomic region harbors:
- a CDS encoding ATP-binding protein, whose product MERSRIPRFYRIKVRVLLISILISIVPALIIGMYFLYFTKQDLEKSVQTQNESTAERFAQKMEFFLFRTEERLKTTRFSLLATPVAEDRQAILYRMLKKVPLAEEAVVFNHRGKVEYGVHRFQIMQEDREESWQGETLLDELKQKKEYYGPVQFQSNNIPYMQIAVPIFSEDGKTFRGGIGVKVRLQSVLTLLEEVSDKKEEAIFIFDSRGNLIGHNDFTEVLQRKQVNESFVVRHFMRVSNPKLLPIPSQYASYNGKEVLGVYAIVPRTGWGIAVEEPVESAFAPVRTLFFKLLAFLLLIVLGASVISVFLSLFFTGPIEYLEKLARSVGHGRSKEPIFIRRKDELGHLITVFGEMTERLESQGKKLLQEKERLDAIVNNMGIGLALITRDCRIAWTNPIVREWLGEAATDKKTLCYQVLKGTPAICRQCPLQGSENEKLSADIVTHLMLTNKERIFRHNVYQLRYAAEGEPDYLLVIEDITEQRRMEDIAMQADKLSALGLMASGFAHEINNPLATIQVYAEDLVDQTHTQRESLLDVEEVERYLNVICKHVDRAKEITQKLLNFSRKSEWQEEYIYLPNICKESVSLLSHAFTKKQVMISTSIEPNVPYIKGDALQITQVFVNLLQNALDAIGEQGVITVEIHAKGGYVQVHVIDNGIGISPAYVGKIYDPFFTTKPVGQGTGLGLSICYGIITRMGGTITVKSTEGQGTTATIELPAIRKEVQDEQEKYQGTYRG is encoded by the coding sequence ATGGAACGTTCACGAATCCCCAGGTTTTACCGTATCAAAGTTCGCGTGTTACTGATCAGTATTCTCATATCGATCGTTCCGGCTCTTATTATCGGCATGTACTTCTTATATTTTACAAAGCAGGATTTGGAGAAAAGTGTTCAAACGCAAAATGAATCAACAGCAGAACGCTTTGCGCAAAAAATGGAGTTCTTCCTCTTTCGTACAGAAGAAAGGCTAAAAACGACCCGTTTTTCGCTTCTAGCTACTCCTGTCGCTGAGGATAGGCAGGCCATCCTGTATCGTATGCTTAAAAAAGTTCCGCTTGCCGAAGAAGCAGTTGTGTTTAATCATAGAGGCAAGGTAGAGTACGGAGTTCATCGTTTTCAAATCATGCAAGAGGACCGGGAAGAAAGCTGGCAGGGAGAAACACTGCTAGATGAGCTAAAACAGAAAAAAGAATATTATGGTCCGGTGCAATTCCAGTCAAATAATATTCCGTATATGCAAATAGCAGTTCCGATATTTTCAGAAGACGGCAAAACATTTCGTGGCGGCATAGGCGTAAAAGTTCGTTTGCAAAGTGTGCTGACCTTACTAGAGGAAGTGAGCGATAAGAAGGAAGAAGCAATATTTATTTTCGATTCCAGAGGAAATCTTATCGGGCACAATGATTTTACGGAAGTTCTGCAAAGAAAACAGGTAAATGAAAGTTTTGTTGTCCGTCACTTTATGAGGGTGTCTAATCCAAAACTTCTTCCGATCCCTAGTCAGTATGCTAGCTATAACGGCAAAGAAGTGCTTGGGGTATACGCAATCGTTCCTCGAACAGGATGGGGGATTGCTGTAGAAGAGCCGGTTGAGAGTGCTTTTGCTCCTGTTCGTACCTTGTTTTTTAAGCTGTTGGCATTTTTACTTCTTATTGTATTAGGAGCCTCTGTCATAAGCGTTTTCCTCAGCCTTTTTTTTACCGGCCCGATTGAGTATTTGGAGAAGCTAGCCCGTAGCGTAGGACATGGACGGTCGAAAGAGCCCATTTTTATAAGAAGAAAAGACGAGCTCGGCCATTTAATTACTGTTTTTGGAGAAATGACAGAGCGTCTGGAAAGTCAGGGGAAGAAGCTCCTTCAGGAAAAAGAGAGACTGGATGCAATCGTGAATAATATGGGTATCGGCCTTGCGTTAATTACTCGAGATTGCCGTATTGCCTGGACGAATCCCATTGTAAGAGAATGGCTTGGGGAGGCAGCAACCGATAAAAAAACACTCTGCTATCAAGTGCTAAAAGGAACGCCCGCTATATGTAGACAATGTCCACTGCAAGGATCCGAGAATGAAAAATTATCTGCGGATATTGTTACCCACCTTATGCTAACAAACAAAGAAAGGATTTTTCGGCATAATGTGTACCAATTAAGGTATGCTGCGGAAGGCGAACCAGATTACTTGCTTGTCATCGAAGATATTACAGAACAAAGACGGATGGAGGATATTGCGATGCAAGCGGATAAACTATCTGCACTTGGCTTAATGGCCTCCGGTTTTGCCCATGAAATTAATAACCCATTAGCCACCATTCAAGTGTATGCGGAAGATTTGGTGGATCAAACACATACGCAGCGAGAGAGCCTGCTGGATGTTGAAGAAGTGGAACGATATTTGAATGTAATCTGTAAACATGTCGACAGAGCGAAGGAAATTACGCAAAAATTGCTGAATTTTTCGCGGAAATCGGAATGGCAGGAAGAGTATATTTACCTTCCAAACATTTGCAAAGAGAGTGTTTCCTTACTGTCCCATGCATTTACTAAAAAACAAGTAATGATATCAACGTCTATAGAACCAAATGTGCCATACATAAAAGGGGATGCTTTGCAGATAACACAAGTCTTTGTGAATCTGCTGCAAAATGCGCTTGATGCAATAGGTGAACAAGGCGTGATTACAGTAGAAATACATGCAAAGGGTGGGTACGTCCAGGTACATGTCATAGATAATGGAATCGGAATTTCTCCTGCATATGTAGGGAAAATATACGATCCCTTTTTCACGACAAAGCCAGTTGGTCAAGGAACCGGTCTGGGTCTTTCTATTTGTTATGG